One Legionellales bacterium genomic window carries:
- the murJ gene encoding murein biosynthesis integral membrane protein MurJ, translated as MTANTNSSTARKPRLWRSTILVASLTLVSRILGFARDMVIAQIFGAGAEVDAFLVAFKIPSFMRRLFAEGAFSQAFVPVLSEYRKQHDHQTVRKFVSHMSGFLALILFIVTVLAMLMAPWVVHVFAPGFKTTDLRFQLSSHMLVITFPYLFFISLAALTAAVLNTYDKFAIPAFTPTLLNIVMIIAALWGAHLFAVPVMALAWGVFFSGLVQLVFQLPFIWRLNLLVFPVPLWRDPAVRRVLKLMVPALFGVSVAQINILIDTIFASWLPIGSVSWLYYSDRLSQFPLGVFGVAIATVILPHLSRKHAEQSQNAFAATLDWGIRCVLFLGIPATLGLYLLSGPILATLFHYGEFKIHDVVMASQSLQAFSLGIPAFMLIKILASGFYARQDIKTPVKIGVIALITNTLLNLILIFPLAHAGLALATSLAAWLNAGCLGYLLIKRNIFFWQSGIKKFLLRILFANLILVITLKSLQPHIQHWLTWPAWYRAAHLVLFLFLAIVSYITALWLSGFKLQELLQNKVE; from the coding sequence ATGACAGCCAACACCAACTCCTCTACTGCTCGCAAGCCACGACTCTGGCGCTCAACAATATTGGTGGCAAGCTTAACCTTGGTTTCGCGCATTTTAGGGTTTGCTCGCGATATGGTTATCGCCCAAATTTTTGGTGCGGGAGCGGAAGTAGATGCTTTTTTAGTGGCATTTAAAATTCCCAGTTTCATGCGCCGATTATTCGCAGAAGGGGCTTTTTCACAAGCCTTTGTACCCGTGCTTTCAGAATACCGCAAACAACACGATCATCAAACAGTGCGTAAATTTGTTAGTCATATGTCAGGTTTTTTGGCCTTAATCCTATTTATCGTGACTGTGCTGGCAATGTTAATGGCACCCTGGGTGGTACATGTTTTTGCTCCAGGATTTAAAACCACTGATCTGCGTTTTCAACTCAGCTCTCACATGTTAGTCATTACTTTCCCCTATTTATTTTTTATTTCCTTAGCCGCTTTGACTGCTGCGGTGTTAAATACCTACGATAAATTTGCAATTCCTGCTTTCACACCGACGTTATTAAACATTGTGATGATTATTGCCGCACTGTGGGGCGCACATTTATTTGCTGTTCCGGTCATGGCGTTAGCATGGGGCGTATTTTTTTCTGGATTAGTTCAATTAGTATTTCAGTTACCGTTTATTTGGCGATTAAATTTATTAGTTTTTCCCGTTCCATTATGGCGCGACCCTGCGGTGCGACGGGTGCTAAAATTAATGGTGCCGGCTTTATTTGGTGTGTCAGTGGCGCAAATTAATATTTTAATCGATACCATTTTTGCTTCGTGGTTACCCATTGGCAGCGTGTCCTGGCTTTATTATTCCGACAGACTTAGCCAGTTTCCCTTGGGGGTTTTTGGCGTGGCGATTGCTACCGTGATTCTTCCACACTTATCACGCAAACATGCTGAGCAATCTCAAAATGCATTTGCCGCAACACTCGATTGGGGAATTCGTTGTGTGTTATTTTTAGGAATTCCAGCAACCCTAGGGCTTTATTTATTATCTGGCCCGATTTTAGCCACGCTTTTTCATTACGGCGAATTTAAAATACACGATGTAGTAATGGCTAGTCAAAGTTTACAAGCGTTTTCCTTAGGTATTCCAGCATTTATGCTGATTAAAATTTTAGCGTCGGGATTTTATGCTCGACAAGATATTAAAACGCCGGTCAAAATTGGTGTCATCGCTTTAATCACCAATACTCTGTTAAATCTTATTTTAATTTTTCCTTTGGCTCATGCAGGCTTGGCGTTAGCAACCTCGCTTGCTGCCTGGTTAAATGCCGGTTGTTTAGGCTATTTATTAATTAAACGTAATATTTTTTTCTGGCAAAGTGGGATTAAAAAATTTTTGTTAAGAATTTTATTTGCTAATTTAATATTAGTTATCACTCTTAAGAGTTTACAACCACACATTCAACATTGGCTAACCTGGCCTGCGTGGTATCGTGCAGCTCATTTAGTGTTATTTTTATTTTTAGCAATAGTCAGTTATATCACTGCCTTGTGGTTGAGTGGGTTTAAACTTCAAGAATTATTACAAAATAAGGTTGAATAA